One Variibacter gotjawalensis genomic window, ATTTGAACGTAACGGCAGAGCGCACGGTCTCGTCGGAAAGACCTTGCGCGATGAACACCGGCACACGGCCGGGCAAAGTACCGGGCGAATTGGTGATGAGCAGCTGCCGCCACGGCTGCGATTGATAGAATTTCGGATCGGCGAGGAACGAGCGCGTCAGCGGACGGCCGATGACGCCACGCAGCAGAATGTCCTGGATCGACTCGATGCAGACATTCGCGAGCGCATCGACGGTCGGCATCGCGTCCGGTTCGACGACGCCACCTAGCGGCGCACCGTAAACGCGCGTCCACGACCATAGCGCCATCGCGGCGAGATTGTTGCCGCCGACCGTTCCGCTGTCGTCCTGCAGCAAAGCAAGGAGATCGGTCGCGGGGGCGGCTGCCGCGACGCCGCGGAGGGTGAGATCCGGCGCGTAGCTGCGCGCCAGCATGCCGGTGAACAGCGCGGCTTGTCCGCCTTGCGAATGGCCCCATACGGTGAAATCGCGCACGGCCCCGACGCCCGGAATTTGCCGTGCGGCGCGCACGGAATCCAGCACCGAGCGGCCTTCGCTGGTGCCGACAAGATAAGGATGCGGACCGGGCGTTCCGAGCCCCGGATAATCGGTCGCGACGACAACGAAGCCGCGCGCAATCATCTCATCGAGCCCGTGGATCTGATTGTAGAGAAAGAACGCAAGCGACGGTGCACAATGCGGCACGACGCCGGACGTCGGATGCGCCCAGGCCACGACCTTGCGTCCATCCGGCGGCGCGGCCGCGATCGGAACGATGATGACGCCGGACGCTGCGATCGGTTCGTTGCGCATCCCGCGCGAACGATAGAGAACGCGATAAGCAATCGCGCCCGGCGGCGAAGTGACCATGCGCGCGATGCGGATGATCGTGCCCGGTGCGCCCGCCGTTTCGCCGCGCGTCGCGACGTAGAAAGGATGACTCGCCGGCTGCGCAACGACGGCAGCCGAGAATAAGGAAGCCGACGCAAGCGCGAGCGCGCCGCAGCCGAATTTGACGATGCGCGTGAGAAGCGTCGGCATTTTGGGTCTCGATGTTGAGGCTTGCAGATGAGATCGGCGATGAGTGCTGGAGGACGCTCACCGCCGATGCGGCGTTAGAGGATTTTCCGGCATTCGGCCATGAACGCGACGTATGTAGGGCCTTGCAGGCGAAGGCGGCGCGCGCCCGACGCGCAGGCCGCGCCTTTGTAGCGCGATGCGCCGTTGATGACGGCACGTTCGACGGCGCGATCGGCGGCAGCGCCGACCGCACGGCCTGCAGCTGCGGCAACATCCCGATCGAGACGCGTTGCGGCTTCGGCCTGCTGGATGCCCGTGACGGCGGCGGCGATGGCGCAAGTCGCGATGCCGGCCGCGATGAGTTTGCGTGAGAGAGCGCGAGTCATGATGCCCTCCTTACTTCCAGCCGCCGCCCGGCAAACGGCCGTGATACGGTGTGTTGCGGCAGTGGCCCCACGGACCGCGCCAGTAACCCGGAGGGCAACCGTTGCCGACGCGCTGTACCCACTCGCCATCCGGCAGACGGCCCGAGAACGGAGTGTCGCGGCAGTGGCCCCAAGGGCCGCGCCATGCGCCTGGGCCACATCCGTCAGCGGCAAAAGCGGGTTGAGCGAAGTTCAGCGCGGCCGTTGCGAAGACGGCGGCGCCGAGGATGGCGATACGCTTGAGGTTCATTGTTAGCTCCGTTTTTGTTTGGCGTTTCGATGACGCGCAAACTGCCGATACGGAGGCCAAAGAACAAATACGACTTCGCTATGTAGCTATCGCGCGCGGATATAAGCGATCGGTGAGGTCACAACGCATAACGGCGGCTTTGCTATCTCGGGAACAAACCATCGCTCAGAGTTCGACGAATTGAGAATGCCGCGTCGACAACTCCTGCGTCTCGCATGGTCTGCTTTTGCGCCCAATGTCTTGGAAAGCTGCCGGTCCCCTGTCGGCCCCGTTCCAGACGCGAGTATTAGCACCCTCGCTAATGACGCGGTCGTTCGGCTGCTCTCGTTTCCGCCATCGTACCGCACGAACTGTTTGTACTTGCCTCAGATTTTGCCGTCGAAGCTCTCGTGACCCTGCTGCGCACCCTAATTGAGATCAAACGCCAACAAGAATGCGAAGCTCAAGACCCGGCTTTAGTGGCCGCGGGGAAACCCGTTCGGCGGTTGCAGCATCCGCCATTCCACTAGCTTAACCTTTTGCGGAGACTCGCGAATTTCATGAAATGATGCGGCGAATGCTAACCAGAGCCCCAACTGCTTTCTGCAAATTGCCACGTTGTCGATCGTAACCGACTGCGCTAGCTGACGATGCCTTTAATACTCGCGTGCCTCAGCCCGCCCTCCACCTCTTGGAGATATTCGATCTGCGCTGTGTAGGTCGGTTCAACCCACACGGTGCCGGGCTTGTCGATCGGCTTCGACAGCGCAGCTGCTGCTCGCATCAGGGGCTCTAACTTAGCGCGCACCTCGGCGCCGGACTTAGCTGAGAAGCCGGTACCGACTTTCCCAACGTAATCGAGTTTGCGGCCATTCTTGCGTGCTAGGCGTAGCGCTTCTACACCGCGGCCGCGCGTTGATGGCACGTAACCAACGATCACGTATTCGGCTCGCTTCGAGCACTTGACCTTCACCCAGTCCGTCTTGTCGCCCGATCGATACGGTGCGTCAGCGAGCTTGGACACCACGCCTTCGAGACCGAGGTCACACGCGCTCGCGACGACCTGCGCGCCGTCAGTCTTCTCGATCCACTCGACGAACTTGACTGGCGAAGTGATCACGGTTGGGATGACGGCAGACAATGCGGCCTTACGCTTCGTCAGCCACTCGCCGCGAAGGTCGCGACCCATTGAGCCAAAGCAGATCGAAGATTTGATATTGTACATCGCTATGCAGCTTGCGGCCGTGCAGGGCCGCGAAATCTCCGCCGCCGTGGTTCGGCACTATGATCTCGCCGTCGAAGATCGCGTTACTGATAGGCAGCCCTTTAAACGCGGCAGCGACGTCCGGATAGCGGTCGGTGTAATCGTTTCCGTTGCGGGTCCATAGCGAGACGCGACCAGCGTTGATGTGCGCCTGGATGCGGTAGCCGTCAAACTTGATCTCGTGGATCCACTTCGTGCCCGACGGCGCTGCCTTGAGTAGGTTAGGCCGGGCTGGCTCGATGAAGCCGGGAAAGGTTGCTGGCGCTTCGCGCTTGCGAGCCGGCATCAGCTGATCCGCCTTCCGCCCGAACCCTCGAACTTCCAGACCTCGCCGCGCTCGATCGCTTCGGCCTGACGGCGGTACTGCCCTGCGAGCTTTCGTACGCGTTCCCATTGTGGGCCGCTGTTGCGGTTGGCCTCCTCATCGATCTCGTCTGCCATGCGACGCAGGCTTTCTGGCGTCAGGTCGGGCGGGCTCATCACGCAACTCCGGTAGCGGAATCGGTAACGGCACGTCGTGCCTTCGGTTCCGGCTCAACCGATCGTTACGGCAGCAGACAGTCAGCGCTAACCGCAGCGGCTTGCGCAGTTCACATTTCGTTCTCATTCTAGGCCGCCATGCGCCGCCCGCCCCTCCGTGAGTCTCGACTAATTTCCGAGCAGCTGATCCGTCGCGCCAACCTCGGCCGGACGTCGACGCTCACGCCCGAGAGCGCGCGTATCTGTACTCTTGCTCTACAGCTCGCGCTTGCCACTCCGAGCCGGGCAAAGGTGCTCTCCGTGATTTGTGGCAACAAGTCATGCTCGCAGAGCGTCGAATGTATGCCGTGTGTCATGAAGGCGAACGAGATCATGAATCTCTATGAGGAAGGCGGAGATGCGCGGCTTTGCTGAAAGGGAAACACCCGCTGCTGACACAAAGGCGAGCCCGTGATGCTAGTGCGCAATCTGTGATGTCTGCCAAAACCCGACCTGCCTCCGCCGGCTTCAACGCGGCGACTTACGCCTGGAAGCCGGGTATCGATTACCGTGCTCGGCCGGAAAAGTATCGCGTCGGCAAAGGCGAGCAGGGCGTGCTGATCTGCGAGCCGTACAAAAGCGAGATCGCGCCGCATTGGCGGTTTGCGAGCGCAGCGGCTGCGCGACGGAGCGCAAGAACGATTTTCAAGATGTTCACGGCCTACCTGAAAGCCGACGACTTTGTCGGCGCTGATCTCGCCCGCAAATTTCTCCAGATGGGATACACGCGCTCGCGCCGCTACGCGAATTACAAAGGCGGCCGCAAATACGACAAGCAGAATGACGACGCGTTGTTTAAACGCGGCACCGGCGATCCGGAAAAGGCGAAGAGCGCCGAGATCTTCCGCGCATTCTGGAAAAAAGCCGAAGCAAACAAAAGCTACGCGGCGCTAAAGGCGGAATGGAAGGGGCGGTTCGGATGAAGCTGCCCGTGCTGCCCGCCTACTACTATCACGACCACTTCGGCGAAATGCTCCGCCATGTGGTCGCGTGTTACGGATCGGTGCTGACCGCAGATCACATCGCATTCATCGACGACTTCAAACGCCTTTCCAAAGACGCGCAATGCCTGCTGATCAGGATGGTCAATCGCAAGGGGCGCATCTTTCGCCACACCGCATTTCGCTACGCTGAAATCGCTGATTGCGCAGGCGCGCTGTCCGAACTGATGCAGCGCGGATATGTGCGTGCGCTCGGCGAGGGCGACTATGCGGCGTTTGCGAAATGCGTTTCTAAAGAAGCTCTGTGCAAAGCTGCAGAGGACCACGTCGATGTCCGCAAATCGTGGTCGAAGGCGAAGCTTGTCGCGTTCGTTCTCGGCAACATTCCCTTCGCGGTGAGCTACGAGACATGCGCCGGCCGGGACTTCGTCGCGCTCGGTGAGACCGAGTCGATCGAGTTTTTGCTCTTTCTGTATTTCGGAAAAACCGAGGACAGCCTCAAGAGCTTCGCGCTGCGTGATCTCGGCATCCTGCGAACCAATGAAGGCGTTCAGCCCAGTGCCCGCTTTACGGACGGTGAGGAGGCGAGCGCCTGTTTCTACTACGGCAAGCTTCTCGATCAGCTCGATGCCGGAGACGAGCCTCATTACCATTCCGCTTTCGATGCGTTGCGCCGCG contains:
- a CDS encoding alpha/beta fold hydrolase, which gives rise to MPTLLTRIVKFGCGALALASASLFSAAVVAQPASHPFYVATRGETAGAPGTIIRIARMVTSPPGAIAYRVLYRSRGMRNEPIAASGVIIVPIAAAPPDGRKVVAWAHPTSGVVPHCAPSLAFFLYNQIHGLDEMIARGFVVVATDYPGLGTPGPHPYLVGTSEGRSVLDSVRAARQIPGVGAVRDFTVWGHSQGGQAALFTGMLARSYAPDLTLRGVAAAAPATDLLALLQDDSGTVGGNNLAAMALWSWTRVYGAPLGGVVEPDAMPTVDALANVCIESIQDILLRGVIGRPLTRSFLADPKFYQSQPWRQLLITNSPGTLPGRVPVFIAQGLSDETVRSAVTFKYMRRLCRAGSPVALAVLPNAGHAFIARDTAAQAVDWMARRFANLLPRNDCGRVPGIVQAKLTSGANP
- a CDS encoding GCG_CRPN prefix-to-repeats domain-containing protein; this encodes MNLKRIAILGAAVFATAALNFAQPAFAADGCGPGAWRGPWGHCRDTPFSGRLPDGEWVQRVGNGCPPGYWRGPWGHCRNTPYHGRLPGGGWK
- a CDS encoding DUF4385 domain-containing protein; amino-acid sequence: MSAKTRPASAGFNAATYAWKPGIDYRARPEKYRVGKGEQGVLICEPYKSEIAPHWRFASAAAARRSARTIFKMFTAYLKADDFVGADLARKFLQMGYTRSRRYANYKGGRKYDKQNDDALFKRGTGDPEKAKSAEIFRAFWKKAEANKSYAALKAEWKGRFG